The genomic segment GGCTTCTCCGCTCTGATCCTTGGGACGCATCCAGCATTCACTGGCCATCTCTTCCCAAGTCGCAGCGGTCATCCTTAAATGGATACGGCTTTCTACAGGGAACGGCATAGCAGTAACGGACTCTTCGCCACGGGAGACAGTCAGCACGTTCCCGTTACGAGCCGTCACGTTAATCCATTCAACCGCACTCGTTGCAGGATTCACCAGCGCACATCTAAAATGATCGCCAGCAAGCAAGCTTGGAAACAGATCAGCATGATCGGCGGGAATCGTGATTTCCGTTGCTGTATCCGAGATAGCGGAAGTGATGAAACTCTCCGCCAGATTTTTAAGACTTATCATAAACTCTTCCCCTCAAAAGTAATTGCCGGCCCGATCCCCTGCCGCTTAACCAGCGAATCTGAGAAAGCAGAACTGACAGAATAAATATCTCCGATCTTCATCAGAGTATGGACGGACTGCGTTGAAATGGATGATTCACTTTCACAATGACCAGTATCAAAAAGTTCAAGTGATCCTGTAAGTTCTGTAGTTGAACGACTCATAGCCTTGCCCGAACCTTCAGCTTCAAAATGGCAGAAACCACCCCCGAAACTGAACTCAGCAACACCATGGCCGCCTATGCATCCAGACAGAATCAAAACTAACCGTCCTCAATAGAAAGGGTTTCAAGACGCACATGGAAGGTGTCACCCATGTAAACAAGGCGGCCCAGCTCCAACTGCCCAAAATACAAAACATTGCCATCAGAGAACGAATCCATGACAGCGAAATGCGAGACAAAACCGGCATCATCAGTGAATTGAGGGAAGCGGATTTCATCACTGTTTAGAAGCTTGCCGTTAACTGGTTCAGTTCCGAAAATGATCTGCTGCCGTTCGTAGTTTGAATCAAACGAAAGTTCCTTAGCTCCGACCAGATCGCCCATACGCAGAGCGGCCAGAATAGCCCCGTTCTTTTGAAGTTTCACAGCTTCGGAATCTGTCTCGATAATTCCAGAACAAAAAAGAGCCAGATAGACCTTTTCAGGAGGCTGATAAACAACCCCTTTGAGAACATGACCAGCCAGTTTGTCTTTCAGATAAGTTGACTTACAGGTATCCATTAAACCTCTCCTTAAAAGTAATTTCCACTGCGCATCTCAAGCTTTTTATTGGTTCCGCCACGCATTTCTTTGACTCTAATCTCAGCCATAGCTCCATCGAACTTGCGCTGTTCAACCTGCGATCTGGCCGGATCTGACCACCCTTTATCGGGAACAAGCATGAGTTCGGCTTTGGCTCCCGCAGCAATGGCCAGTCCGTGAGTCTCTAAAAGAAACTTCGGACAGGTTGCGGCCGTAACAGACGGAGCAAGAGCATTCACAGTTTGGAGCATGGCGGTTGCATCTTCACGCGGACATGGAATCAGACGGACAAAACCCGGTTCTTCAATTTGATAGTAGCCGGGTACACCGGGTTCATCGCGTACAATTCTGTCATCCATTTCAAGCAGTGAATAATCGTTGAAACGGACTTCTAAAGTATCAGCTACAGTTGCATCAGGAGGAGTCACAAACACATAGCGGCACTCACCGTTGTAGACATCCATCAGGTCTGAAACATGTCTCCAGACTCGCGTTTGCTTGCAGTATTTGATTGCTGAATTCCTGAGCTCTGAAATGATTTGAGGAACTGGACAGCGAGACAGGGC from the Maridesulfovibrio frigidus DSM 17176 genome contains:
- a CDS encoding phage tail fiber protein, producing MDTCKSTYLKDKLAGHVLKGVVYQPPEKVYLALFCSGIIETDSEAVKLQKNGAILAALRMGDLVGAKELSFDSNYERQQIIFGTEPVNGKLLNSDEIRFPQFTDDAGFVSHFAVMDSFSDGNVLYFGQLELGRLVYMGDTFHVRLETLSIEDG